From the Esox lucius isolate fEsoLuc1 chromosome 21, fEsoLuc1.pri, whole genome shotgun sequence genome, one window contains:
- the spag6 gene encoding sperm-associated antigen 6 produces MSQRQVLQVFEQYQKARTQFVQTVAELATRPQNIETLQNAGVMSLLRPLLLDIVPTIQQTSALALGRLANYNDDLAEAVVKGDILPQLVYSLAEQNRFYKKAAAFVLRAVAKHSPTLAQAVVDCGGLDALVISLEEFDPGVKEAAAWALGYIARHNGHLSQAVVDAGAVPLLVLCIQEPEVALKRIAASALSDIAKHSPELAQTVVDAGAIAHLSQMILNPDAKLKRQVFSALSQISKHSVDLAEMVVEAEIFPSILVCLRDPDEYVRKNVTTLMREITKHTPELSQLVVNTGGVAAVIDYLGECQGGVRLPGIMMLGYVAAHSENLAMAVIVSKGVPQLAICLSEESEDHIKAATVWAFGQIGRHTPEHARAVAAAHVLPKLLALYMDPDSSEDLQIKAKKALKSILQKCTHLPALEPLLYEAPSNILKHVVYQFSKVLPHDSKARRLFVTSGGLKKVQEIKADVGSALQEYINSINNCYPEEIVRYYSPGYSETLLERIDKYQPV; encoded by the exons ATGAGTCAACGCCAGGTTTTACAAG TGTTTGAGCAGTACCAGAAAGCAAGGACACAGTTTGTACAGACTGTTGCTGAGCTTGCAACCAGACCGCAAAACATTGAAACTTTACAAAATGCCG GTGTGATGTCCCTGCTGAGGCCTTTGCTGCTAGACATCGTTCCTACCATCCAGCAGACATCTGCTCTGGCCCTCGGACGTCTGGCTAATTACAACGACGATCTGGCTGAGGCCGTAGTCAAAGGAGACATTCTCCCACAGCTCGTCTATTCCCTGGCCGAGCAGAAT CGGTTTTACAAGAAGGCGGCAGCGTTTGTCCTGCGTGCAGTGGCCAAACACAGCCCCACTCTAGCCCAGGCTGTAGTGGACTGTGGAGGGCTAGACGCTCTGGTCATCTCCCTCGAGGAGTTTGACCCCGGGGTCAAGGAGGCGGCGGCCTGGGCTCTGGGATACATTGCGCGTCATAACGGCC ACCTGTCTCAGGCCGTTGTGGACGCTGGGGCAGTTCCCCTGCTGGTTCTGTGTATCCAGGAACCAGAGGTGGCGCTGAAACGGATCGCTGCCTCTGCCCTGAGTGACATCGCCAAACACTCCCCTGAGCTGGCACAGACCGTGGTGGACGCTGGGGCCATCGCACACCTGTCCCAGATGATCCTCAACCCCGATGCCAAGCTTAAG AGGCAGGTGTTTTCTGCGCTGAGTCAGATCAGTAAACACTCAGTGGACCTGGCTGAGATGGTTGTGGAGGCAGAGATCTTCCCTTCGATCCTGGTCTGCCTCCGAGACCCTGACGAGTACGTCAGGAAGAACGTGACCACGCTGATGAGAGAGATCACTAAACACACTCctgag ttgtCTCAACTGGTGGTAAACACTGGTGGAGTGGCGGCGGTGATTGACTACCTGGGGGAATGTCAAGGTGGCGTGCGGTTACCGGGGATCATGATGCTTGGATACGTGGCCGCTCACTCGGAAAACCTAGCCATGGCTGTCATCGTCTCtaag GGGGTGCCTCAGCTggccatctgtctgtctgaggagTCAGAAGATCACATCAAGGCCGCCACGGTGTGGGCATTTGGCCAGATCGGCCGCCACACCCCGGAGCACGCCAGGGCCGTAGCGGCGGCTCACGTCCTGCCCAAGTTGCTGGCCCTCTATATGGACCCGGACAGCTCAGAAGACCTGCAGATCAAG GCCAAAAAGGCCCTGAAGAGCATCCTACAGAAATGCACGCATCTGCCTGCTCTGGAGCCACTGCTCTACGAAGCTCCCAGCAATATCCTCAAACACGTCGTCTACCAGTTCAGCAAG GTGCTTCCCCATGACAGCAAGGCTCGTCGTCTGTTTGTGACCAGCGGAGGCCTAAAGAAGGTTCAGGAGATTAAGGCTGATGTTGGATCTGCCCtgcaggagtacatcaactctATCAACAACTGTTACCCAGAGGAGATAGTCag ATACTATTCTCCGGGCTACTCAGAGACCCTGCTGGAGCGGATAGACAAGTACCAGCCTGTCTGA
- the LOC114840502 gene encoding uncharacterized protein LOC114840502 isoform X1, giving the protein MLVKVQYQGVKKFVKYLSDSTFQDFLNEVKGKFGLARTAALQVFDDTDTNVEEDIFHELIEGSPHLCLTVRCPEENISAGLSEEFSPTRTSTPSTCTDTLSLSSTDHEEPESAVENQTAMVSNSFNIDAEKAKRTVQDALEKKSGGEEVLEEYQTTKTLKHSTRRQLVNIVVSHMTEIHGRIPTRKQRETYALGIISLFPSLKDPFSAKGYEHFYDPEKGTGFISWRLKTLSRKNPKRVRLEMSESGGPSRRRRIDDVQQLEGDACREAISFLVHTADETEVMQKMKETFKHRQELVHNPDRSADVLDVFPRYLDVKGLINQDFALLFNAGTSNKFLKRWETAFKQKIINEAKSLTSTAEIRCLLNAAGGQGSENDWDSDMSSVLLLLHLLPPPPGRKKTKISPTEAIDRLVHFHKSCTSIEGHLSGREGHQPFLLGSGRIKGRIDHFYVVVDKRLIPCSGTSSLSAFDELFKVHYVFNLSYEEALVNFFTFLQTTVYNIDVGLSSESPRVRELRAKLLN; this is encoded by the exons ATGCTGGTTAAAGTTCAGTATCAAGGTGTAAAGAAATTTGTGAAATATCTCAGCGATTCTACGTTCCAAGATTTTCTCAATGAAG TTAAGGGCAAATTTGGCTTAGCCAGAACTGCAGCTCTTCAAGTCTTTGATGACACCGACACCAATGTGGAAGAGGACATCTTCCATGAATTGATCGAAGGCAGTCCACATTTATGCCTAACTGTAAGATGTCCGGAAGAAAATATTTCTGCCGGTTTGTCTGAGG AGTTTTCACCGACAAGAACCTCAACCCCCAGCACATGCACTGacactctttcactctcttcaaCTGACCATGAAGAGCCCGAGAGCGCAGTGGAAAATCAAACAGCAATGGTCAGCAACAGTTTTAACATAGACGCTGAAAAAGCAAAACGg ACTGTCCAAGATGCACTGGAAAAAAAATCTGGTGGTGAGGAAGTGCTTGAAGAATACCAGACAACAAAAACTTTAAAGCACAGCACCAGACGTCAGCTTGTTAATATTGTTGTCAGTCACATGACAGAAATTCATGG gaGGATCCCCACCCGCAAACAGCGGGAAACTTATGCTTTGGgcattatttctctctttcctagCCTGAAAGACCCATTTTCAGCAAAGGGCTAT GAGCATTTCTACGATCCGGAAAAGGGAACGGGGTTCATCTCCTGGCGCCTTAAAACTTTGTCGAGGAAAAATCCAAAACGTGTTCGCTTAGAGATGTCTGAAAGTGGAGGACCAAGTCGACGAAGGAGGATAGATGATGTGCAACAACTTGAAGGAGATGCATGCAGAGAGGCAATTTCTTTCCTTGTCCACACAGCTGATGAAACTGAAGTAATGCAGAAGATGAAGGAAACTTTTAAGCATAGACAAGAACTGGTCCATAATCCTGACCGATCAGCTGACGTCCTTGATGTTTTCCCAAGATATTTGGATGTAAAAGGATTG ATAAATCAGGACTTTGCTCTGCTGTTCAATGCTGGAACATCCAACAAGTTTCTTAAGAGGTGGGAGACTGCATTCAAGCAAAAGATCATCAATGAAGCCAAGTCTCTTACTTCAACAGCAGAAATTCGGTGTCTTCTCAATGCTGCTGGTGGACAAGGATCTGAAAATG ATTGGGACAGTGACATGTCATCTGTACTGCTGCTGTTGCATCTTCTGCCTCCTCCTCCAGGGAGGAAGAAGACTAAGATCAGTCCAACAGAGGCAATTGACAGACTTGTGCATTTTCATAAG TCCTGCACCAGTATTGAAGGCCATCTCAGTGGGAGGGAGGGCCACCAGCCATTTCTACTGGGATCAGGAAGGATCAAGGGCAGGATCGATCACTTTTACGTTGTTGTGGACAAGCGTCTTATCCCTTGCTCTGGAACCAGCTCCTTAAGTGCCTTTGATGAACTTTTCAAAGTTCACTATGTCTTCAACTTGTCCTACGAGGAAGCCCTGGTCAACTTCTTTACCTTCCTGCAGACCACAGTTTACAACATAGACGTTGGTCTTTCAAGTGAGTCTCCCAGAGTAAGGGAACTGCGTGCAAAGCTTTTAAATTAG
- the LOC114840502 gene encoding uncharacterized protein LOC114840502 isoform X2, with product MLVKVQYQGVKKFVKYLSDSTFQDFLNEVKGKFGLARTAALQVFDDTDTNVEEDIFHELIEGSPHLCLTVRCPEENISAGLSEEPESAVENQTAMVSNSFNIDAEKAKRTVQDALEKKSGGEEVLEEYQTTKTLKHSTRRQLVNIVVSHMTEIHGRIPTRKQRETYALGIISLFPSLKDPFSAKGYEHFYDPEKGTGFISWRLKTLSRKNPKRVRLEMSESGGPSRRRRIDDVQQLEGDACREAISFLVHTADETEVMQKMKETFKHRQELVHNPDRSADVLDVFPRYLDVKGLINQDFALLFNAGTSNKFLKRWETAFKQKIINEAKSLTSTAEIRCLLNAAGGQGSENDWDSDMSSVLLLLHLLPPPPGRKKTKISPTEAIDRLVHFHKSCTSIEGHLSGREGHQPFLLGSGRIKGRIDHFYVVVDKRLIPCSGTSSLSAFDELFKVHYVFNLSYEEALVNFFTFLQTTVYNIDVGLSSESPRVRELRAKLLN from the exons ATGCTGGTTAAAGTTCAGTATCAAGGTGTAAAGAAATTTGTGAAATATCTCAGCGATTCTACGTTCCAAGATTTTCTCAATGAAG TTAAGGGCAAATTTGGCTTAGCCAGAACTGCAGCTCTTCAAGTCTTTGATGACACCGACACCAATGTGGAAGAGGACATCTTCCATGAATTGATCGAAGGCAGTCCACATTTATGCCTAACTGTAAGATGTCCGGAAGAAAATATTTCTGCCGGTTTGTCTGAGG AGCCCGAGAGCGCAGTGGAAAATCAAACAGCAATGGTCAGCAACAGTTTTAACATAGACGCTGAAAAAGCAAAACGg ACTGTCCAAGATGCACTGGAAAAAAAATCTGGTGGTGAGGAAGTGCTTGAAGAATACCAGACAACAAAAACTTTAAAGCACAGCACCAGACGTCAGCTTGTTAATATTGTTGTCAGTCACATGACAGAAATTCATGG gaGGATCCCCACCCGCAAACAGCGGGAAACTTATGCTTTGGgcattatttctctctttcctagCCTGAAAGACCCATTTTCAGCAAAGGGCTAT GAGCATTTCTACGATCCGGAAAAGGGAACGGGGTTCATCTCCTGGCGCCTTAAAACTTTGTCGAGGAAAAATCCAAAACGTGTTCGCTTAGAGATGTCTGAAAGTGGAGGACCAAGTCGACGAAGGAGGATAGATGATGTGCAACAACTTGAAGGAGATGCATGCAGAGAGGCAATTTCTTTCCTTGTCCACACAGCTGATGAAACTGAAGTAATGCAGAAGATGAAGGAAACTTTTAAGCATAGACAAGAACTGGTCCATAATCCTGACCGATCAGCTGACGTCCTTGATGTTTTCCCAAGATATTTGGATGTAAAAGGATTG ATAAATCAGGACTTTGCTCTGCTGTTCAATGCTGGAACATCCAACAAGTTTCTTAAGAGGTGGGAGACTGCATTCAAGCAAAAGATCATCAATGAAGCCAAGTCTCTTACTTCAACAGCAGAAATTCGGTGTCTTCTCAATGCTGCTGGTGGACAAGGATCTGAAAATG ATTGGGACAGTGACATGTCATCTGTACTGCTGCTGTTGCATCTTCTGCCTCCTCCTCCAGGGAGGAAGAAGACTAAGATCAGTCCAACAGAGGCAATTGACAGACTTGTGCATTTTCATAAG TCCTGCACCAGTATTGAAGGCCATCTCAGTGGGAGGGAGGGCCACCAGCCATTTCTACTGGGATCAGGAAGGATCAAGGGCAGGATCGATCACTTTTACGTTGTTGTGGACAAGCGTCTTATCCCTTGCTCTGGAACCAGCTCCTTAAGTGCCTTTGATGAACTTTTCAAAGTTCACTATGTCTTCAACTTGTCCTACGAGGAAGCCCTGGTCAACTTCTTTACCTTCCTGCAGACCACAGTTTACAACATAGACGTTGGTCTTTCAAGTGAGTCTCCCAGAGTAAGGGAACTGCGTGCAAAGCTTTTAAATTAG